The following coding sequences lie in one Salmo salar chromosome ssa13, Ssal_v3.1, whole genome shotgun sequence genomic window:
- the LOC106568037 gene encoding nectin-3-like protein isoform X1, with protein MFLPCLRIYPLHKRQHAVFIFLLYSLTGVGGSQVLVPQKVSAVLGKNVTLGCSVEVEANLSLTQSSWERRLPTGSVTVAVYNPVFGISIPPDYVRRLSFRSPSSHDATIVLEDVGFADIGVYTCKVATFPLGNTQASTTVSVLVEPKVYVSAGSVALLDEGNETVVATCIAERALPPAEVSWETDLFGHSEVTLQDEANGTTSTQVHYLWQPTRHVQGHALTCVVRHPALHTDFRIPYQLNVEYAPDIVVVGYDGDWHVGRESVQLTCKAKANPPAHHFRWIRLDGDMPEGVEILNNTLLFLRPLQRNDSGVYRCEVANAINLRSRDLRIRIQDPPTTSMPSTTPAPVLTGSASSSSSTSVGDKQRVPFTSPTLAALPPTNQLGAIVGGAVGGALFLLLLLVLGGVCYLRQRQTFRGDYYTKQYLGPSDMQKAPPQHELHPSKPANNVFVDKDREEWGDRERNHERDRERHHLHPTSTTIMNSHNHREPERQPNGRTRAMRNGEHHDHDHLRSYPSPHQTSHARYAAPPHPLSNGSPYLSDDCYDSGAEGDYVSHMDGSVISRREWYV; from the exons GTGTGGGGGGCAGTCAGGTGTTGGTGCCCCAGAAGGTGAGTGCTGTATTGGGGAAGAACGTGACGTtgggctgtagtgtggaggtggaGGCCAACCTGAGTCTTACCCAGAGTTCCTGGGAGCGCCGGCTGCCCACAGGCTCGGTGACGGTGGCGGTGTACAACCCCGTGTTCGGTATCTCCATCCCTCCGGACTACGTTCGCCGCTTGTCCTTCCGCTCACCCTCCTCCCATGACGCCACCATCGTACTGGAGGACGTGGGCTTCGCAGACATTGGAGTGTACACCTGCAAGGTGGCCACCTTCCCCCTGGGCAACACACAGGCCTCCACCACTGTCAGCGTGCTCG tgGAGCCCAAGGTGTATGTGTCAGCTGGCTCGGTGGCTCTGCTCGATGAGGGCAATGAGACGGTGGTGGCTACCTGCATCGCTGAGCGGGCCCTCCCCCCTGCCGAAGTCTCCTGGGAAACGGACCTGTTTGGTCATTCAGAGGTGACGCTGCAGGACGAGGCCAACGGCACCACCAGCACCCAGGTGCACTACCTGTGGCAGCCCACCCGCCACGTCCAGGGTCACGCCCTCACCTGTGTGGTGCGCCATCCTGCCCTGCACACAGACTTTAGGATCCCCTACCAGCTCAACgtggagt ATGCCCCAGACATTGTGGTAGTAGGTTATGATGGTGACTGGCACGTGGGCCGCGAGAGTGTCCAGCTGACCTGCAAAGCTAAGGCAAACCCACCAGCCCACCACTTCAGATGGATCAG ACTGGACGGGGACATGCCAGAGGGGGTGGAGATACTGAACAACACTTTGCTGTTTCTGAGACCCCTCCAAAGGAATGACTCTGGAGTCTACAGGTGTGAGGTTGCCAATGCCATCAACCTACGCAGCAGGGACCTGCGGATACGCATACAAG ATCCTCCCACCACCTCCATGCCCTCCACCACCCCTGCGCCTGTCCTAACTggctctgcctcctcctcctcctccacctctgtgGGAGACAAGCAACGGGTCCCCTTTACCTCCCCCACCCTGGCAGCCCTGCCCCCTACCAACCAACTGGGTGCCATCGTGGGCGGAGCTGTGGGCGGAGCCTTgttcctcctgctgctgctagtGCTGGGCGGGGTCTGTTACCTACGGCAACGGCAGACCTTCCGTGGGGACTACTACACCAAGCAGTACCTAGGGCCTTCAGACATGCAGAAGGCTCCTCCACAGCACGAGCTCCACCCCTCCAAGCCTGCCAATAACGTTTTTGTAGACAAGGACCGCGAGGAGTGGGGTGACCGCGAACGCAACCACGAGCGGGACCGCGAGCGACACCACCTGCATCCAACATCAACAACCATCATGAACAGCCACAACCACAGAGAGCCAGAGCGCCAGCCCAATGGCCGCACGAGGGCGATGAGAAATGGAGAACACCATGACCACGACCACCTGCGTAGCTACCCCAGCCCCCACCAGACTAGCCATGCCAGATACGCTGCCCCACCACACCCGCTGAGCAACGGCTCCCCCTACTTGTCGGATGACTGCTATGACAGTGGGGCCGAGGGGGACTATGTCTCTCATATGGATGGCTCAGTGATCTCACGCAGGGAGTGGTACGTctga